The following proteins come from a genomic window of Flavobacterium eburneipallidum:
- a CDS encoding glycosyltransferase family 9 protein, with amino-acid sequence MKVSSKINFIRRKLTRYLTSNIGKSSNEKIDAGKFNNRNIKILIVRPNHRLGNLLLLTPVVKELEDIFTNPSIDLFVKGNLSEIIFKNYDSINKHIKLPKKPFNNLFYYFLIWTKLLFKKYDLVLNIDEFSSSGRLASSLVNSKYKIIGNDKKWSEKSDSHSEIFKHMAIKPIVLIRSFLTNTSFQDGKFYSLDLKLDEKEIENGNRELIRIFKNNKKTISIFTYATGNKMLSKEWWDTYYNHLKSNFSNYNIIEILPIENVSQIDFKTKTYYSKNIREIASIIANTDIFIGADSGIMHLSASSNTTTIGLFSGDFKYKYEPYGEKNIGMDKNKFSQNDIITEMKKKLES; translated from the coding sequence ATGAAAGTATCCAGCAAAATAAACTTTATTAGAAGGAAGCTTACTCGTTATCTTACTTCAAACATTGGAAAATCTAGTAATGAAAAAATAGATGCTGGTAAGTTTAACAATAGAAATATTAAGATTCTAATAGTAAGACCAAATCATAGATTAGGAAACTTACTTTTATTAACACCTGTTGTAAAAGAATTAGAAGATATTTTTACAAATCCCTCTATTGATTTATTCGTAAAAGGAAATTTATCTGAAATCATCTTTAAAAATTATGATTCTATAAATAAGCACATAAAACTACCTAAAAAACCTTTCAATAATCTCTTTTATTACTTTTTAATTTGGACAAAATTATTATTTAAAAAATATGACTTGGTTCTTAATATTGATGAGTTTTCGTCGTCAGGAAGATTAGCGTCAAGCCTCGTAAATTCCAAATATAAAATTATTGGAAATGATAAAAAATGGTCTGAAAAATCAGATTCACATTCTGAAATATTTAAGCATATGGCAATAAAACCCATTGTGTTGATAAGAAGTTTCTTGACTAATACATCGTTTCAAGATGGAAAATTTTATTCATTAGATTTAAAACTTGATGAAAAAGAAATTGAAAACGGAAATCGAGAGTTAATTAGAATTTTCAAAAATAATAAAAAAACAATTTCAATTTTTACTTATGCAACTGGTAACAAAATGTTATCTAAAGAATGGTGGGATACTTATTATAATCATTTAAAAAGCAATTTCTCAAATTATAATATTATTGAAATACTACCTATTGAAAATGTATCTCAAATTGATTTTAAAACAAAAACATACTATAGTAAAAATATACGTGAAATAGCTTCAATAATAGCTAACACAGATATTTTTATTGGAGCTGATAGTGGAATTATGCACTTATCCGCTTCTTCAAATACAACAACTATTGGTTTATTCAGTGGGGATTTTAAATACAAATATGAACCATACGGAGAAAAAAATATTGGAATGGATAAAAACAAGTTTTCCCAAAATGATATTATAACAGAAATGAAAAAAAAATTAGAAAGTTAA
- a CDS encoding PepSY-like domain-containing protein: MRKSVIILIALVLSTIAFAQKVKVTKVPEIVSKSLLSKYPNAKNIKWDKEENNYEASFENNKIENSVLFSANGKIIETEVEITVAQLPKSILNYIGKNYKDQKVKEAAKIISEKGIITYEAEIQGKDLFFDENGKLLSVS; encoded by the coding sequence ATGAGAAAATCAGTAATTATTTTAATAGCATTAGTGTTATCTACAATCGCTTTTGCTCAAAAAGTAAAAGTTACAAAAGTACCAGAGATTGTATCTAAATCTCTATTGTCAAAATATCCCAATGCAAAAAATATCAAATGGGATAAAGAGGAAAACAATTATGAAGCCAGTTTTGAAAATAATAAGATCGAAAATTCAGTCTTATTTAGTGCGAATGGTAAAATCATCGAAACAGAAGTTGAAATTACCGTTGCACAATTACCGAAATCAATTCTTAATTACATAGGTAAAAACTATAAAGATCAAAAAGTAAAAGAAGCGGCAAAGATAATTTCAGAAAAGGGTATCATTACTTACGAGGCTGAAATTCAAGGAAAAGATTTGTTTTTTGATGAAAACGGTAAATTATTATCAGTTAGTTAA